The Methanothrix sp. DNA segment AGGCACGGCATAGACTTTCTGTCCCGCAGGGCACGATACTGATTGAGCTTTTATGAGCGGGGGAGAGCCACTCATCCAAAGCGCTCTCCATTCCCTTTTGCCCCGCTGCAAAGCCCATCTCCCATCCCCTGAGCCTCCTGCTGTGCTAGCATGCGCCATGTCAATCGATAAAATTATAAATCCGCTCCACCATTCAGTATCAGTTTATCCCTTAGACGGATGTGATATCTATTCTGACTGAGAAAGTGAGCGGGGAGCTTGAGATGCTGCAAAGGCACCTGCTCATACTCAAGCATGTAGTGGAGAACGAGCCCATTGGCATCCTCAAGCTGGCGGAGGAGACAGATATACCCAGCCATAAGGTGCGCTATTCCCTGAGAATACTGGAGCAAGAGGGGCTGATCAAGGCAACAGCTCCCGGCGCGACAACGACACAGCAGACCGGGCAATTTCTAAAGGAGCTGGACTCGATGATCGAGGAGCTCTCCAAGAGGGCGGGGGAACTGAAAGAGATCAAGATCGCGAGGTAAATGCTCTACCGCCAAATAGCATCTGCCATGGATGAGATCTCCTCTCTCCCCCGCAGCCAGAAGGCCGCTTTATGCTCCCGCCTGATTGCAGAGATTGAAGCCCCCCTGCTCTGCCCTCTTGTTCGCCTCCTTTTGGGCCAGCTCTGGCCGCCCTGGGAGGCCAGGGAGATGGGAGTGGGGCCGGAAGGGATCTCTGCTGCCCTGGCGGAGATCTCTGAGGAGGATATCACTGCACTGAGAGGGAACTTTGGGGAGATGGGGCAGGTGGCTGAGGCTGCCCTGGAGGAAAAGGGGCAGAATTCACTCACAATTGAGCCGCTGCAGGATCTCTCAGTATATGAGCAGCTGAGGCGGATCTCCCAGATCAGAGGAAAGGACTCAGAGCAGAGGAAGAACGCCCTCCTCCGCGGGCTCTTCCAGGAGGCAAGCCCCCTGGAGGGAAGGTATATCGCCCGCACTGTTCTGGGAAATAATCTCACTGGAATCGGGCATAAGACCATGCTCTCTGCTTTTGCCCTGGCCTTCGGATGCGAGCGATCTCAGCTCCACCGGGCCTACAGCCTCCTGCCCGATCCGGGCATGATCGCCGTCATGGCTGCCGGCGGCAAGCTGGAAGAAGCCCGCATCCAACCGGGAATTCCCATCAAGCCGATGGTGATCTGCCCCCTGAAGGCAGAGGAACGGGAGGCGGAGGATATAAAGGGGAGAGAGCCTGCAAGAATGAGGGTCCTTCCCCTGTATCATGCCCTTAAGGTGCAGGTCCATAATACTGCAGGTGGGACGTACATCTTCAGCTCCCGGCAGAAGAACATCACCTCATCATTGAACGGCCTGGCCCAGAGGCTGAGCAGAATGGATGAGGAATTCATAATCGATGCCGACCTGATAGGCTTTCGGGACGGGAGGATCTGTCCCCTCTCAGAGATCATCAGGTTCATCAATCGCCGCCGGCTCTCCCGCCGGAGCAGTCTGTCTCCTGCCCTCCTGGCCTATGATCTTCTCTATCACTCAGGCGAGGATATCACCACCAAGCCCTTTCTGGAGAGGAGAAGGAGGCTGCTGGAGGTCTTAGGTAGGCCCAAGCCCATGCCCTTCTCAGTGATATCAGTCGCCAGGGATTGGGATCTCCCGGAGAATTATACAAACAAATATATGAAAGACCGCCTGGGCCAGCTGGCAGAGGAGGGGGGAGAGGGGTTGATGCTGCGAAGCCTGCAAGGGTTTTACCGTCCGGGCGAATGCAGCAAAGCTGATTTCATTGTGGCAAGAGAGGCCCGTATATCGGCGGTCATCGTCCGGGCGGAGTGCAGCCCTAAGAGGAAGGATAATACCCTCTCCCGGTTTCAGGTCGCCCTGCGAGAGGGGGACGAGCTCATTTCTGTGGGCTGGATAGGAGGCCAATTGAGCCGGAAGGATGCCCAGGAGCTGGACCGTCTGCTGAAGGGCCTGGCCAGGGAATGGGATGATAACGGCGCCTCTGTCATCCCTCAGGTGATAGTCAACCTGAGAATTGGAGGGGCTCGCAGGATCGAACAGGGCTATCTCCTCCTCCGCCCGGTGGTCGTGGGGATCGATCCTCAATCCTCCTGGGAGGAGGCCGACGATCTGGAGAGGCTCATTCAGATCTCGGGGCTATGATCCTCAGAGCATTTGACCCCTGGAAGAGCGAGCTGTGCACCTGCCCGGATAAGCTCAGCCTCAATCCCTATACTGGATGCCCGCACGGCTGCCTGTACTGCTATGCCTCCTCCTACATCCCCCGCTTCTCCTCCTGCCGCCCGAAGGCCGATCTGCTGAGAAGGCTGGACCGGGAGGCGGCCAGGATCGGTCCAGGCCCATCTGTCGCCATCTCCAACAGCTCTGACCCCTATCCCCCAATGGAAGAGGATCTGGGACTGACCAGGGGCTGCCTGAGGATATTGATGGAGAGGGATTTTCGAGTACAGTTGGTCACAAAGTCCGATCTGGTCACAAGGGATATCGATATTCTCTCAGGGATGGGAGCGACAGTGGCGATCACAATCACCACAGTGGATGAGGGGCTCAGCAGGAGGCTGGAGCCAGGAGCGCCATCCCCGAAGAGAAGGCTATCGGCCTTAAAGAAGCTATCAGAGGCAGGGATTTATGTGTCATCCAGAATCGATCCCATAATTCCGGGAATCAATGACCGCAAGATCGAGGATCTGGTCATCGCCCTCTCCTCTGCCGGGGTCAGGCATATAACCTCCTCCACCTACAAGGCCCGGCCTGATAGCATGAAAAGGATCATCTCTGCCTTTCCAGAGACAGGAGAGGAGCTGCAAGGGCTCTATTCACAGGGGGAGAAAATCTCAGGCAGCCGCTATCTCCCGCGGAATTTGAGAAGGGGCATTCTTGCTGAGGTAAGGGCCTATGCCCATAAGGCAGGCATCACCTTCTCCACCTGCAGGGAGGGATTCCCCGATACGGAGATCTGCTGTGATGGCTCCCACCTGCTTTTCCGGTAATCTGGCTGATCGCTCAACTCTGCTCGCCGGCCTCTGTGGTGCTCTGCTACAGAGAACAATACAAAAATTTCAGCCATCGACAATAGTCTAAATGATCTCGATCATCAGCCAGATAAAGGGCAGTATTCCAGGATATGAAGAGAATCATAAGTGCAATGCATCAACCCTCTAATGCTGTTCGTCTACGAAAGTTTATTTATATGAAGAATAACTAGAATCCACGACAATTCTTCTCAGAAGGGAGGATGTTCAAGCCATAATCATAAGTACCATATGAGAGTGCGAAAGGAGGTATTCAACATGAAAAAAGTTCTGGCCATCGCCATGGCCATCATGATCGCGGCCATTGTTATAATTCCTGCTCTGGGTTACACGGGAGAGACAGCAGGAGATAGCTCTTTCTCAGTAACCTCGGGAGGAGAGCAGTCCTATTCTGCATCCTCGACAGGGGGTCAATCTTACTCTATGGAAACGGCAGGCGAAGTGCCCAACACTGCTGATGTAGCCGGAAGAGCAGGCTATAGCATATCAACAGGAACTGCCGCCCATAACCTTACCCCAGAAATGGTGACAGAGACAAAATCCTTAACAGCCCCCATCAAGGGCATGAGGGTTCCTTACTCGATCAAATATCAATCTGCATCCAACTACTCAATCCAGAAGGGATTCATCGTTCCCTATACAATCAAGCAGGGATCAATTGTTCCCTATACAATCAAGCAGGGATCTATTAATCCATATACCATAAAGCTGATGGATGCCAATAATACTGTCAGAGACGCCTATCAAAAGGTGAAGATGGAGCCGAAAAAGCTCGGCAGCATTGTGGGCAGGGAGGTAGTTGTCCCAGCACCATCTGTTATCGTGGAGGAGACGCCTGTTGTTGAAGAGGTAGCCCTCAATGAGACCGTTGCCATCAATGAGACCGTTGCCATCAATGAAACCGCTGCAATCAATGAGACCGCTGCCATCAATGAGACCGCTGCCATCAATGAGACCGCTGCCATCAATGAGACTGCTGCCATCAATGAGACTGCTGCCATCAATGAGACTGCTGCCATCAATGAGACTGCTGCCATCAAGAGACTGCTGCATCAATGGACCGCTATCAAGGGCCACCTGCTGCAATCGAAGAGACTGCCGTGACAGAAGAAGCTGCTTTGAATAAGACTGTTGCTCTGAATGAGACGATGGTATACACCATTGAGGGTGTGGTCTTCGAGGATCTTAACGGAGATGGGGTCAGGGATGCCAATGAGGATGGCCTTGCCAACTGGACTGTCAATTTGGAGCAGCCTGAAGGAGTGCTCATCAATAGCGTCAATACAACAGTAGATGGCAAATTCGCATTCCTCGATCTGATTCCCGGCGTGTACACAGTCAAAGAGATCCTTCAGCCAGGCTGGACGCTTGTCGCCCCGCGAAAGTCAATCTAACCGCTGAGATCAAAAACGAGAGCGTGACCAACCTGGAATTCGCCAATAAGAGATCCTGAGCCGCCTGGATTCATCCAGGAGCAGTATCTTCCAAGATCAGATAGCAACAGGAGTTCTGGGATCCTTCCTGGAACCCCTTCCCTTCTTTTTGTTCCGGCCACCTGTGAATGAGAGCCTTCATGCCCTACATCAGGGATTCATTGAATTCAACCAAAAATCTTTCATAGATGAGAGAAAATATAAGCTCACAAACTAGTGGGGGATAATATGAGAATAAGAATTATGCTGATATCTCTGACACTGCTCCTATTGATATGGAATCCAGCGGCTGCCATAGGCATGAGCAGCAGCAGTGGTGGCTGCGTGGCGAGGAATGCCCTGGAGGCCTATTGCATCAATCACGGAGGATGTCCGAAAGATGGAAACTGCTATTTTCCGGATGGCGGATACTGCGACCTGAAATCCTTCTATCAGGGAACCTGCCCGGGGAAAGAGTACTATGAAGATGCCCTTTGGATGATGGAAGCCTATGCCTTCCTCTACGGGAATTACGTACCATATGGCCAGTATTATGTGCCTGGCGTGGGGTACCCGTATTACGCCAACCTCTATGGCTATCAGATCCCCGATTCCCAGGCAAAACCTGAACCGGGCAGCCCATACTACCCATACTTCCTGCCGGTGTACTCCCCAGAATACGGGAGCGGCTATGGCAAAGCATATGGCGCAGGCTCTGGCATAGGATCTGCTAAGTGATACCATGATGATACAGTGTGATACGTGATACTGTGATACGGAATACTTGACAAAGCGATACAATGTGATACGTGCATCTTTGGCTTTGGGCTTGATTCAATTACCTTGCTCCAGGGCCATCCTCATTTTAAAATAGACTCCTGCGTTCCTGCCCCATCCTTGATCGGGGACACTTCCCGTCAGATTGGCAATTGATGACTGATTGAGATTGTACCAGTGAAAAAGGCTGGCATTAATGGAATTATCCCGGTTGAAGGCTGCCAGCTCCTCCTCCAGGAACCTGGCATCGATGGTGGAATTGGGATCGTCTGCAAATAGCCTGCTCACATTCAGCCTCCCAGGAGGGAGCATCTGAGGGGGAAGGCCGCTGCCCGTACCCATCATCTCCATCCGGCTTATGCCAGACGGATCATCCGATCGGCCCAGCACCATCATTCTCAATGAGTATCCCGATTGACTGCAGTCTGACCCGCTCATCCACTGCAAAGATGCATTTCCCAGGAAGGCGGAGTCGACTCGAAGCCATCTCTCAAATCCTTCGATCGATAGGCTCTGATCAAACCCTCTGACATCCCCTCTGCCTGCTGCCCCGCTGCCAAGGGAGGAGAGAGAACGGGGAGAGATGACTGCTGCTTCCTGAAAGCTGGAGTTCAAGAGCCGGAGGCTTCCCGATACCGCAACATTGGAGTTCCGGTATAGAGAGGTGAGATTACCATCAAATACAGATGCCCTGGAGGAGAGAGTGGCTTCTTTGCGATCAATAGCCGCAGTGGCACTGCCACGCCAGGCCAGCAGACCGGAATCTGTGCGGGCAGCAGATTGTATGCGCTCCTCTCCGAGAGCCAGCTCATAAGAATAAAAGCTGCAATTGTTGATCGTCGATCCTCTGCCCTCCAAAGATAAGAGATCATTCTCCAGGATGGCCAGGCCACTGAAGTCCAGGTTCTCACCAGCAATAGATTCTGATACAGAGTCCGCCGTATTGTATATGCTACAGGAGAGGCTGATCTCCGCTGACCCTGACTGGAACGATCCCAGAACAAGGATAACGAAGACCAAAATCCGGATGAAAAGATCCTGCTTTATCATGTAGAGCATCTCCAACAGAGCATATCCGGCTCAACGGCTGTAGTGGCCATATCCCAGCTATCCCCTCACCACAGCATATTCCATCTCAGACTGGCATCTTATGTCATCATTTTCTACTGATCGAGAGAGGCTGTAGCCTGCATGGCTCGATTGATAATCCGAGGAGAGGGCGAAGAACAGATCGATCCTCTGATCGAATACTTCGAGCGGCTCATCAAGCCTCAATTCATCGCCCCGAAAGCCAAACTCATATGCTGGGAGGCTTTGAGCAGAGACGAAGGGCAGATCGCAAAAATCCAGTTCCAGATAGTGCCCGCCCATCAGGAAGAAGGCATATCTTCCCTCGCCCGGATAGGCCATTGCCAGACTGGAGCTCTCACTCCTGATCAGGCGGGGGTCATTCCCTTCATGGAGGCCAGCGGAAGATATGCCCAGCAAGGATACATCCAGCCCGGTCAGATTTCTTGCCCGGATATGAGAGGAGACCATGCCAAGATGCTGGGAGCTGATTGTGCTGAAGTTTGCTGACTGCTCGATGATCATGGATTCCGCATTTCTGGATTTGACAGCAGACTCCGCCCCCCCATAGCCTTTCACATACAGGCCAGGATAATAGAAAAAGGTGCTCTGGGAGATGCTCTTCAAGCTCGCCGCGCTGGTATCATTCAGGGACAGATACGATCTGCTGAAGGCCAAAGCCCCGGAAGAGGCATCGGCCTGGGTAAGAGAGAGCAGCATCATGGCTGCTATCAGCAGGCCTAACGGGGTTGCTACCGGCATGGTCGGCTGGCTGGTCACGGCTGCTGCTGCTGGTCGCGGTGGCACCGGCTGGCATGGTGGGCGGCGGGTGGGGGGGTGGCAATTCTCATATCAACCACATAAATGTGGCAAAGAGGATCTCGACGCTTATCTGGCTGCTCCTCTATCCTCTAATCCCAGCTCGTCATCATGAAGCCCTGAGTTCCCACCTTCGAGAAGTCGACACTGATATCTACATCTTTGAAGCCGATCTCCGATCCATCAGCAGTTGGATCATAAGCGCCGTCAAAGCCCCCCCAGGCCCTGAAGTCGCCGGACATAGTGGTCAATGCCCCAGGAGCCATAAGCTTCTCGAAGCCCACTGTGGCCTCCGTTCCCATATTCGCCCTGGAGAAGCGGGAGTCATCATTCGCCCAGATGCAGATAGAGGGATACGTGGCGGGATTGGCCCAGTCATAATAGGTATACGCACTATCCTTGCCCAGCCCCACCTGGGCGTAATTGCTTCCCCAGAACTGCACATAATTGAACAATCCCGAGAAGGCCATGTTCTGGCCGGATGTGGCCGAGCCGAAGCTCATCACCTCTCCTGGGGTCTGAAGGTCGGACGATCTGGAGCCCAGCTTGGCGCTGCCATACTGGGTGAGAACATCACTGGTATCCACTGATTGACCCTGATAGAAGATCTGATCGGAATAGGCGCCTGATGCATAGTTGCCGACGTCTGCACCGGAATATCCATACGGTCCATACTCATAGAAGTGTGCTGATGACTGAACACCGCTAAGCCACTGCAAGTTCTCCCCGGCCTGGGTGTCAATTGTCTTTTTAAACTGATAGTTCAGATAATTTGTCTCTTCCCAGGCGCCAGAAATTCCGGTGACCGCCAGGGCTACCAATATGATCATCATCCTCATAACCTGCCACCTCTTATCTTTTTTCATCCTTGAAATCCGGCCACTTTTTCCGGGCTCAGGGATGATTTCAAAGCATAGTAATATTACTCCCCAATATATATAAGAATAATCCATGGTACACACCTTCATAAGAATTCATCAGGATCGAATTATATGTAATAGATCATGGATCAGGGCGGCAGCAGTCCAGCCATCCCCGGTCATCATCCGGTCTCATTATCCAGTCACCCATATTCAGCCTCATGGTTATGTTCTGCTGGCCGGTGTAGTCCTCTATAATCCTGCTTTCACCCTCATTCGATCGATCGGCTCTTCCTATATCGAAATGGGTATTTCTTCCGACAGAGCCATGCTTGAGCATAAAGAGGGTTGATCGGTTGCCCTTCTGATCGATATCGACCCCGTGAGCTGTCAGATTGGCAGATATCAGAGTGCGATTAAGAGCCGTCTGGTAGAGGCTCTCTCTGTACAGCTCCCATGATTCCATGGAGTTTTTGACATAATCGCCATTATTCTCATACGACTCCCTCACACTCATCCCCGGGCCGGAGTACAGAATTCTCTTTCGATTGCCAAAGAAGGCCTTCCATTTCTCATCCACTTCAACAGCCCCAAACTCGGAAATGGCCACCTTCTGGGATTCATTGAAATTCGGATCGCTGCCGGAATACAGGACATTGCTCTGCAACTTAGCGGCAATCTGCACCGGCCCCTCGCCCAGGCGCAGAGCCAGTTGATCTGCATAGCCAATTCTGCCTGACCGAGGGGAGGAGGAGACTTCATGGGCCCTGATTCCAGCAAATCCCTCTATGCTGCTGAATCTGGAGAAGTTTCCAAACCCATCGACGAGGCCTGCAGAACTGAATCTCATCTCCTGGATTGAGCGGTGAATCTCCAGGGAGGAGTCATTCACCCGGACAGAGATGTCATAGCCCATGATCCCGTTTGCTGATGGAATGAGCAGGAGAATAATAAAGACATTAATAAACATAATAATAAGCATAATGGGCACAGCCAGCAGTTGCCCTCCCCCCCACAGCCTCATCCGCTCACCCACCCCCTTATCTCAATTCATCTCTATGGAAAATACAGGCGTTCATGCTCACTGATATCAGAGCAGCATACTATTATGGCGCCATAATCGACTGTATATGAAGACATATATATTACTTTTGAATGCTGCCTGTAAAATCCAGGAGAGAACTGCACAAATCCAGGACAGGACCGAAATCTTTTTATGCTAATACATAATAATTAATAATGATAGATTTTGAATGTGTGTCAGACGGAGGATGATGAAGATGCCTGTGCTGGAAGATCTCTGCGCCAAAAGGCTGCTCTGCTTAAACGCAAATCAGTGCTGCTAAAGCAACTGAGCGGTGCATGGCTGAGACTGAGGAGATAGATCGAAAGATATCTGTGATAGAGAGCTGAGCTGGAATATGATCTGCATAAGAGCATAGAACTGAATTGCTGCCGAGCGGCGCATACCCAATGCCCTCCAGGCAGTATGAGGATGGAATATCGGCCATATGGGGCACAGAAAGCAACTTATGAAAACAAATCGATGAGATATCGATGCGATCGTAGCCTGCGATCGCATACCTCCTACCGCAGGTTATATTTCCCTGGCGCCAAATGCTTTTTAAGATTAAGCTCGATGAGGCATGAAGATGGGACCGTCTGCTGGCAAAGTTGTATTGATAAGCCTATTTTTAGTCGTGGGAATGCTGGTGCCAGGGATTATATGGCAGCCGAATGAATCCCTTGCCCCCTGGGGCGTCAAGGAGAGCGATTTTCCTCAAAACGGCAGCTCAGAGGAGAGGATGGCCTTCCTGCTCAATTATGCTATACTGGCCCCATCCATCTACAACACCCAGCCCTCGAGGTTCGATATCTCCTCTGATGAGATCATGATTCTTGCTGATGAGTCCAGGTGGCTTAAGGCTGCTGACAGCAATAAAAGGAGATGTATTCAGCATTGGTGGAGCTATTGAGAATCTGATCATCGCTGCTGACCACTTCGGCTACAGCAGCACTATCAGCTACTTCCCCAAACCAGTCTCATCAGCATCGAATGCTTATCAGTCCAATGATATCGTCGCCAGAGTCTCATTGCAGCCCGGCGCCATGCCATCAGCAGACCCCCGCCTCTTCTCTGCCATCACCCCGGACGGGATGAACGCCAGCCAGAAGAGAACTGGAGAGCCCCATTGAGCAAGAAAGCATCAGTAGACGCACTGAAGAGATTGCAGCTGCCATCAGAGCCCTCAACACCGACCCGGACATCAGCATCATCCTACTGGACGACCCCAAGGCCAAGGAGAGGCTCTTGAGCCTGACTGAGGCTGCCGACAGGGCGCTATACTCCAATATCACCTTCAAGAGCGAGCGGGGCCATTGGCTCTCGCGGGGTGGTATGGGGCCGGCAGGAGTTCAGGCCAAGATTGCGCAGGCAAAGGCGGCCTACTTGGATAGCATTCCTGACCGGACAGAGGCGGACACCGAGACCATAAACAACTCCCTTTCGGGAAATGACCGAGAATCCCGGCTCAGAGCAGGCAGGCCCTGGAACGCATATCTTTACTGGGAGAGCCACTGACGGGCTTGGCCTGGAGCCGATGAGCCAGGCACTGCAATGGACGGAGACGGAATCGAGGGCATCTGGCCTGCTGGCCGGGGAGGCGTGGGAGGGCGAGGAGACCGAGGAGGACAGAGCAGCAGATGGATCGATCCTCTATATCTTCTGCCTGAAGGCTGGCACCAGAGAGCCGACCCCCAGAAGACCGCTGGAAGAGGCCCTGGTTTAGGCGGGCGAAAAGGGAAAAATAAGAGAAATAGTGGAGAGCGAGAACTTCAGGGAGCCCGCCTATTTCAGCCCCGAAACAATCCTCCAGGTGTCCTCTGTCCATTCTCAGATCAGGCTCACCACAACTGTGACAACGCTGCCAGTGGCAGGGCAACCATAACCGGGTCCACCACCGGCCAGGGCATATCCGCCACCAGCAGGTCCCGGCCCAGGGAGCATTTTGCTTATTCCCAGTGGCACTGCCTCTGCTTTGTGGATGAACAGTACCATAAGATGGTTTACAAATGTTCCGTCAACAGGCCGGCGATAGCTCCTGCTTTAGTGGCCCTCTTCCGAGTACAGAGCAGTGGTATACATGGGAAGGAATGCAGATGCGCATAGGCCGAAGAAGATTGCAGTGCCCCGAGCGATTATATTGTCTCGAAGGGATATATCCGAGTATGACAGCGATCACCATGGCCAGAATTATGCCTGCCCTGGTGACCATGATGGAGCTGCCTCTTCTGGCTTATCGTCTCATATACATCCCTGCCAATGGCGCTTCCCTGGGTATGGAACTGCGAGCTGGAGAGTGGACATCGCTGCTGCCAGGAGGGTGAGCATGAAGATATAGACGAACCACTCCGGCATCGCCGCATTGATATAAACGGGTATTATGCTGTCGGCATTTCCCGCCGGCAACCTTAATGGCTATATCGCCCTGGGTCTGGAGGAAGAAGACATTGGAGAGGGCCCCACAGTGAAGGCGACCCTGGTCATAAAGAGGATGAATATCCCCCAATCAGAACCCCCGGTTAAGCTCCCGGCTGGATTTGACAGTCTTGAACCGAACAGCAAGCTGTGGCATGGCCAGGACTCCTATTCCCACCCCCTAAGACTATGGTGGAGACCAGCGTCCACCACCAACTGCTGCCGAGACGGGCATCTCTGTCCAGCCTTATGTCCCATCTAGGGGAGATTGCCGGGA contains these protein-coding regions:
- a CDS encoding radical SAM protein; this encodes MILRAFDPWKSELCTCPDKLSLNPYTGCPHGCLYCYASSYIPRFSSCRPKADLLRRLDREAARIGPGPSVAISNSSDPYPPMEEDLGLTRGCLRILMERDFRVQLVTKSDLVTRDIDILSGMGATVAITITTVDEGLSRRLEPGAPSPKRRLSALKKLSEAGIYVSSRIDPIIPGINDRKIEDLVIALSSAGVRHITSSTYKARPDSMKRIISAFPETGEELQGLYSQGEKISGSRYLPRNLRRGILAEVRAYAHKAGITFSTCREGFPDTEICCDGSHLLFR
- a CDS encoding SdrD B-like domain-containing protein; this translates as MTEEAALNKTVALNETMVYTIEGVVFEDLNGDGVRDANEDGLANWTVNLEQPEGVLINSVNTTVDGKFAFLDLIPGVYTVKEILQPGWTLVAPRKSI
- a CDS encoding winged helix-turn-helix transcriptional regulator: MSGELEMLQRHLLILKHVVENEPIGILKLAEETDIPSHKVRYSLRILEQEGLIKATAPGATTTQQTGQFLKELDSMIEELSKRAGELKEIKIAR